One genomic region from Apodemus sylvaticus chromosome 1, mApoSyl1.1, whole genome shotgun sequence encodes:
- the Polr3e gene encoding DNA-directed RNA polymerase III subunit RPC5 isoform X2 — protein MANEEDDPVIQEIDVYLAKSLAEKLYLFQYPVRPASMTYDDIPHLSAKIKPKQQKVELEMAIDTLNPSYCRSKGEQIALNVDGACADETSTYSSKLMDKQTFCSSQTTSNTARYAAALYRQGELHLTPLHGILQLRPSFSYLDKADAKHREREAANEGDSSQDEAEEDVKQITVRFSRPESEQARQRRVQSYEFLQKKHAEEPWVHLHYYGMRDSRSEHERQYLLCQGSSGVENTELVKSPSEYLMMLMPPSPEEEKDKPVAPSNVLSMAQLRTLPLADQIKVLMKNVKVMPFANLMSLLGPSVDSVAVLRGIQKVAMLVQGNWVVKSDILYPKDSSSPHSGMPAEVLCRGRDFVMWKFTQSRWVVRKEVAAVTKLCAEDVKDFLEHMAVVRINKGWEFLLPYDLEFIKKHPDVVQRQHMLWSGIQAKLEKVYNLVKETMPKKPDGQSAHVGLVSGEQRVQTAKTKAQQNHAFLERELQRRKEQVRAATVLPSVQVKEEPLSEEDAEGDELEAEEEEPMDTAPSSCLSTTLANGLPAGRAVGGGSLNGHPVPGCASNPVARELKAFVEATFQRQFVLTLSELKRLFNLHLAGLPPGHTLFSGVSDRMLQDTVLAAGCKQILVPFPPQTAASPDEQKVFALWESGDMSDQHRQVLLEIFSKNYRVRRNMIQSRLTQECGEELSKQEVDKVLKDCCVSCGGMWYLKGTVQS, from the exons ATGGCCAATGAAGAAGATGACCCAGTCATACAGGAG ATCGATGTGTACTTGGCCAAAAGTCTGGCAGAGAAGCTGTATCTCTTTCAG TATCCTGTGCGTCCTGCTTCGATGACCTACGATGACATTCCACATCTCTCAGCCAAGATCAAGCCCAAACAGCAGAAG GTAGAGCTTGAGATGGCCATCGACACCCTGAATCCCAGCTACTGCCGCAGCAAAGGGGAGCAAATCGCACTGAACGTGGACGGCGCCTGTGCTGACGAGACCAGCACATATTCCTC GAAGCTGATGGACAAGCAGACCTTCTGTTCCTCACAGACCACCAGCAACACAGCTCGTTATGCAGCTGCACTCTACAGGCAAG GTGAGCTCCACCTGACCCCTTTACATGGCATCCTACAGCTTCGGCCCAGCTTCTCCTACCTTGATAAGGCAGATGCTAAGCACCgagagagagaggcagccaaTGAGG GGGATTCTTCTCAGGACGAGGCAGAAGAAGACGTTAAGCAGATCACG GTACGGTTCTCCAGGCCAGAATCAGAGCAGGCTCGCCAGCGCCGCGTGCAGTCCTATGAGTTCTTACAGAAGAAGCATGCAGAGGAGCCCTGGGTCCACCTGCACTACTATGGCATGAGG GATAGCCGCTCAGAGCATGAGCGCCAGTACCTGCTGTGTCAGGGATCCAGCGGGGTAGAGAACACGGAGCTTGTCAAGTCACCCAG TGAATACCTCATGATGCTCATGCCACCCAGCCCAGAGGAAGAGAA GGACAAGCCCGTGGCTCCCAGCAATGTCCTGTCCATGGCCCAGCTGCGGACATTGCCCCTGGCTGATCAGATTAAGGTCCTGATGAAGAACG TGAAAGTCATGCCTTTCGCCAATCTCATGAGCCTCCTGGGCCCCTCTGTGGACTCTGTGGCTGTTCTGCGTGGTATCCAGAAGGTGGCGATGTTAGTCCAAGGAAACTGGGTGGTAAAAAG TGACATCCTGTATCCCAAGGATTCTTCAAGCCCTCACAGTGGTATGCCTGCTGAGGTGCTCTGCAGGGGCCGAGACTTTGTT ATGTGGAAGTTCACACAGAGCCGATGGGTAGTAAGAAAGGAGGTGGCAGCAGTGACCAAA CTCTGCGCCGAGGACGTGAAGGACTTTCTGGAGCACATGGCTGTAGTGAGgatcaacaaaggctgggagttCTTACTGCCTTATGACCTGGAGTTTATCAAGAAGCATCCAGATGTGGTCCAGCGGCAGCACATGCTGTGGTCGGGCATCCAGGCCAA aTTAGAAAAAGTCTATAATCTCGTAAAAGAAACCATGCCAAAGAAACCGGATGGACAATCAG CGCATGTTGGTCTGGTCTCTGGGGAACAGCGGGTCCAAACAGCCAAAACCAAGGCCCAACAGAACCATGCCTTCTTGGAGCGTGAGCTGCAGCGACGGAAGGAGCAGGTGCGGGCAGCCACAGTCCTGCCTAGCGTGCAGGTCAAGGAGGAGCCCCTGAGTGAGGAGGACGCCGAAGGGGACGAGctggaggctgaggaagaggagCCCATGGACACTGCACCCAGCAGTTGCCTCAGCACCACGTTGGCCAACGGGCTGCCTGCTGGGCGGGCAGTGGGCGGGGGCAGCCTAAATGGGCACCCAGTTCCAGGCTGTGCCAGCAACCCGGTTGCCCGGGAACTGAAGGCTTTTGTGGAAGCCACCTTTCAGAGACAGTTTGTGCTCACGTTGAGCGAACTCAAGCGCCTCTTCAACCTGCACCTGGCAGGCCTGCCCCCGGGCCACACACTCTTCAGTGGTGTCTCAGACCGAATGCTACAGGATACGGTGCTGGCCGCTGGCTGCAAGCAGATACTGGTGCCT TTTCCCCCACAGACTGCTGCTTCCCCTGATGAGCAGAAGGTATTTGCCCTCTGGGAGTCTGGAGACATGAGTGATCAG catcgaCAGGTTTTGcttgaaatattttccaaaaattacCGAGTACGACGGAACATGATCCAGTCTCGGCTGACTCAAGAATGTGGAGAAGAGCTAAGCAAACAGGAGGTAGATAAAGTGCTAAAG gACTGTTGTGTAAGCTGTGGTGGCATGTGGTACCTTAAGGGGACAGTACAATCCTGA
- the Polr3e gene encoding DNA-directed RNA polymerase III subunit RPC5 isoform X1, translating into MANEEDDPVIQEIDVYLAKSLAEKLYLFQYPVRPASMTYDDIPHLSAKIKPKQQKVELEMAIDTLNPSYCRSKGEQIALNVDGACADETSTYSSKLMDKQTFCSSQTTSNTARYAAALYRQGELHLTPLHGILQLRPSFSYLDKADAKHREREAANEAGDSSQDEAEEDVKQITVRFSRPESEQARQRRVQSYEFLQKKHAEEPWVHLHYYGMRDSRSEHERQYLLCQGSSGVENTELVKSPSEYLMMLMPPSPEEEKDKPVAPSNVLSMAQLRTLPLADQIKVLMKNVKVMPFANLMSLLGPSVDSVAVLRGIQKVAMLVQGNWVVKSDILYPKDSSSPHSGMPAEVLCRGRDFVMWKFTQSRWVVRKEVAAVTKLCAEDVKDFLEHMAVVRINKGWEFLLPYDLEFIKKHPDVVQRQHMLWSGIQAKLEKVYNLVKETMPKKPDGQSAHVGLVSGEQRVQTAKTKAQQNHAFLERELQRRKEQVRAATVLPSVQVKEEPLSEEDAEGDELEAEEEEPMDTAPSSCLSTTLANGLPAGRAVGGGSLNGHPVPGCASNPVARELKAFVEATFQRQFVLTLSELKRLFNLHLAGLPPGHTLFSGVSDRMLQDTVLAAGCKQILVPFPPQTAASPDEQKVFALWESGDMSDQHRQVLLEIFSKNYRVRRNMIQSRLTQECGEELSKQEVDKVLKDCCVSCGGMWYLKGTVQS; encoded by the exons ATGGCCAATGAAGAAGATGACCCAGTCATACAGGAG ATCGATGTGTACTTGGCCAAAAGTCTGGCAGAGAAGCTGTATCTCTTTCAG TATCCTGTGCGTCCTGCTTCGATGACCTACGATGACATTCCACATCTCTCAGCCAAGATCAAGCCCAAACAGCAGAAG GTAGAGCTTGAGATGGCCATCGACACCCTGAATCCCAGCTACTGCCGCAGCAAAGGGGAGCAAATCGCACTGAACGTGGACGGCGCCTGTGCTGACGAGACCAGCACATATTCCTC GAAGCTGATGGACAAGCAGACCTTCTGTTCCTCACAGACCACCAGCAACACAGCTCGTTATGCAGCTGCACTCTACAGGCAAG GTGAGCTCCACCTGACCCCTTTACATGGCATCCTACAGCTTCGGCCCAGCTTCTCCTACCTTGATAAGGCAGATGCTAAGCACCgagagagagaggcagccaaTGAGG CAGGGGATTCTTCTCAGGACGAGGCAGAAGAAGACGTTAAGCAGATCACG GTACGGTTCTCCAGGCCAGAATCAGAGCAGGCTCGCCAGCGCCGCGTGCAGTCCTATGAGTTCTTACAGAAGAAGCATGCAGAGGAGCCCTGGGTCCACCTGCACTACTATGGCATGAGG GATAGCCGCTCAGAGCATGAGCGCCAGTACCTGCTGTGTCAGGGATCCAGCGGGGTAGAGAACACGGAGCTTGTCAAGTCACCCAG TGAATACCTCATGATGCTCATGCCACCCAGCCCAGAGGAAGAGAA GGACAAGCCCGTGGCTCCCAGCAATGTCCTGTCCATGGCCCAGCTGCGGACATTGCCCCTGGCTGATCAGATTAAGGTCCTGATGAAGAACG TGAAAGTCATGCCTTTCGCCAATCTCATGAGCCTCCTGGGCCCCTCTGTGGACTCTGTGGCTGTTCTGCGTGGTATCCAGAAGGTGGCGATGTTAGTCCAAGGAAACTGGGTGGTAAAAAG TGACATCCTGTATCCCAAGGATTCTTCAAGCCCTCACAGTGGTATGCCTGCTGAGGTGCTCTGCAGGGGCCGAGACTTTGTT ATGTGGAAGTTCACACAGAGCCGATGGGTAGTAAGAAAGGAGGTGGCAGCAGTGACCAAA CTCTGCGCCGAGGACGTGAAGGACTTTCTGGAGCACATGGCTGTAGTGAGgatcaacaaaggctgggagttCTTACTGCCTTATGACCTGGAGTTTATCAAGAAGCATCCAGATGTGGTCCAGCGGCAGCACATGCTGTGGTCGGGCATCCAGGCCAA aTTAGAAAAAGTCTATAATCTCGTAAAAGAAACCATGCCAAAGAAACCGGATGGACAATCAG CGCATGTTGGTCTGGTCTCTGGGGAACAGCGGGTCCAAACAGCCAAAACCAAGGCCCAACAGAACCATGCCTTCTTGGAGCGTGAGCTGCAGCGACGGAAGGAGCAGGTGCGGGCAGCCACAGTCCTGCCTAGCGTGCAGGTCAAGGAGGAGCCCCTGAGTGAGGAGGACGCCGAAGGGGACGAGctggaggctgaggaagaggagCCCATGGACACTGCACCCAGCAGTTGCCTCAGCACCACGTTGGCCAACGGGCTGCCTGCTGGGCGGGCAGTGGGCGGGGGCAGCCTAAATGGGCACCCAGTTCCAGGCTGTGCCAGCAACCCGGTTGCCCGGGAACTGAAGGCTTTTGTGGAAGCCACCTTTCAGAGACAGTTTGTGCTCACGTTGAGCGAACTCAAGCGCCTCTTCAACCTGCACCTGGCAGGCCTGCCCCCGGGCCACACACTCTTCAGTGGTGTCTCAGACCGAATGCTACAGGATACGGTGCTGGCCGCTGGCTGCAAGCAGATACTGGTGCCT TTTCCCCCACAGACTGCTGCTTCCCCTGATGAGCAGAAGGTATTTGCCCTCTGGGAGTCTGGAGACATGAGTGATCAG catcgaCAGGTTTTGcttgaaatattttccaaaaattacCGAGTACGACGGAACATGATCCAGTCTCGGCTGACTCAAGAATGTGGAGAAGAGCTAAGCAAACAGGAGGTAGATAAAGTGCTAAAG gACTGTTGTGTAAGCTGTGGTGGCATGTGGTACCTTAAGGGGACAGTACAATCCTGA